The following are encoded together in the Pseudoalteromonas shioyasakiensis genome:
- a CDS encoding efflux RND transporter periplasmic adaptor subunit has product MRTSLLKWILPFVALIVGVAGFKAINAIAQEPKDKDVVDVRPLVQVEPVASDDHQVIINSYGEVKPLESTLLASQVAGEVTSWHPNFVAGGIVARGEVLFTIEKDNYEAAVLQAEASLASAQAALIEEQAQAKVAEDEARRYPERERTDLFLRKPQVLSAQAAVKSAQAALKRAERDLARCEVKAPYDALVISREIGVGQYINVGSQVAEINNIESAEIIVPIAGFDSVFLPKRLKGVKATIINKGLNSFTREAEIDRDLGVVDNATRMSNLVVRVDDPYGLKHDVQPIKFGAYVQVSFAGATLQNIYRLPQSLVNNQTVWIVNDENKLEPRKVTVVREEGEYFYISDGLEVNDQLVLTLPEYPQEGMEVKVAGMKEMTSDAETAAVEKL; this is encoded by the coding sequence ATGCGCACAAGTTTATTAAAATGGATATTACCGTTTGTTGCATTAATCGTTGGTGTTGCTGGTTTTAAGGCAATCAACGCGATTGCTCAAGAGCCTAAAGACAAGGATGTAGTTGATGTGCGTCCTTTAGTACAGGTTGAGCCAGTAGCAAGTGATGATCATCAAGTGATTATTAATAGTTACGGCGAAGTGAAACCGCTTGAAAGTACCTTACTAGCCTCGCAAGTGGCTGGTGAAGTTACAAGCTGGCATCCAAATTTTGTTGCTGGTGGCATCGTAGCTCGTGGTGAAGTGTTATTTACCATCGAAAAAGACAACTACGAAGCAGCTGTACTACAAGCTGAAGCGTCACTTGCTAGTGCTCAAGCGGCACTGATCGAAGAGCAAGCACAAGCTAAAGTGGCAGAGGATGAAGCAAGACGTTACCCAGAGCGTGAGCGCACTGACTTATTCCTACGTAAGCCTCAAGTTTTAAGCGCGCAAGCCGCTGTTAAATCAGCGCAAGCGGCATTAAAACGTGCCGAGCGTGACCTTGCTCGCTGTGAGGTAAAAGCACCTTACGATGCATTGGTGATCAGCCGTGAAATTGGTGTCGGTCAATACATCAATGTGGGTAGCCAAGTTGCTGAAATTAACAATATTGAAAGTGCAGAAATCATTGTACCAATCGCTGGTTTCGATAGTGTATTTTTGCCAAAACGCTTAAAAGGCGTTAAAGCGACCATTATCAATAAAGGCTTAAACAGCTTTACTCGTGAAGCCGAAATTGACCGTGACTTAGGCGTAGTTGATAACGCGACGCGTATGAGCAACTTAGTTGTTCGTGTTGATGACCCATACGGCTTAAAGCATGACGTACAACCAATTAAATTTGGTGCTTACGTACAAGTGAGCTTTGCCGGTGCAACATTACAAAATATCTACCGTTTACCGCAGTCTTTAGTGAATAACCAGACGGTGTGGATTGTGAACGACGAGAATAAACTTGAACCACGCAAAGTAACGGTAGTACGCGAAGAAGGTGAGTACTTCTACATTAGTGATGGCCTTGAAGTGAATGACCAGTTGGTTCTGACGCTACCTGAGTACCCGCAAGAGGGTATGGAAGTGAAGGTTGCAGGTATGAAAGAAATGACAAGCGATGCAGAAACTGCAGCGGTTGAAAAGCTTTAA